A stretch of DNA from Lotus japonicus ecotype B-129 chromosome 4, LjGifu_v1.2:
TCAAGTTATCTAGGACGGTTGTGTTTGCAATGTCTTCTGTAAACGGTTGGAAATCTACCACCATCTCTGTCATTCTACGATCGCCCTCATGCAAGCCCCGATCTTGATTgatctcagcaagttgagtttggagttgttgattgtgttggcGGAGATCAGTTAGATCCGCCATGATCTGTTGCAAAATGTCGGGCGGAACATTTTCATGGTTAACATGATTGTCCATTCCATTTGCTCCAGATCGATTCACCATTTTTAGTGAGTTTGAAGCCTAGGATTGAATtcctcggccccacggtgggcgccaatgttccggtctaaATCTCCGGTTAGGGTAAGCAATTAGGCAACAAAAGTAGAACAAGGCAAAGtaacaaaatgagtaaaaagtattggatcccccaccgcatgggcggtgtcctctttatatattatgaagttttgacccgttcgggtcatgggtcgcctggcccaATAGTACAAATTCGGTAAGCCCACATAATACAAAGGCTGTAAGCCCGCTAACAGTACAGAATTCTTTTGACAGTTTCTTTGGTACTCATTCAAAATGAAAGGGTATTATACCTTTCACTTTATTTCAgcattattttaatttcataacttttttaCAAATATATAAAACTCTCTGTTCTAAAGACTGAATTTGAGGATACTAAACTCTCTCATCCTTAGAAGTACTCGAGTAATGCCCTTCTTTTATTTCTAAGCAACATGTGTGAGTTGAATTATTAATTTGATACCTCCTAGTAAACATAATGAATCTAAATTAAACAAGCgtgtacaccctccggtcactattataagtaaaaaacaatattttagattcattgaataaatgatgtattTAGTCATTATTATAGACTGGATACATTATTTGTTTaatgaatttaaaaatttattgtaatttttattttttttacttttgtgGATGATTAGTAGTAATTTTTAACAAATTATGTCGATATCATACATATGTTATGGTTGTTAACCAGGTCCAATCAACGCCCAGCATCACACGCAAGCACTACTTAGTAGCGCGTACATTTTCACGGTGTACAACCACACGCGCTTCACCCTTTGACGGGTGAATCAAACATCATGTAAATAAAACCATGTTTATGTTCCACTCATAAACCGCATTGCTTGTTTTGTTCTATACTTCTTCTCTTCCATTCAAAccaccactctctctctctctctctctctctctctctaaaatgGGACAGTCACCGTCCACCCCCGCACCGTCGCCGGACCACCACCGCCGTGACATTTTCACCACCATCGACGCCGATTTCCCCAACGACTCCCTCATCCGTGACTACACAGCCGAAATCCCCGACGAATGCTTGGCTGCGATCTTCCACCTGCTAACCACCACCGACCGGAAAATCTGCTCCGCCGTTTGCCGCCGCTGGTTGCGTGTCGACGGTGAGAATCGGCGGAGACTTTCCCTCAACGCCGAGGCGAGCTTGCTGGACGCGATTCCCTCCTTGTTCAGCCGGTTTGATTCGGTCACGAAGCTGTCCCTGCGATGCACACGCAGGGCCACGAGCATAGGTGACGATGGTTTGATCCTGATCTCGCTCCGCTGCAAGGGGCTTGAGCGGCTTAAGCTTCGTGGCTGCAGGGAGATCACGGAGATCGGGATGGTGGGTTTCGCTAGGAATTGTGGGAAAACCCTAAAGAAGCTTTCGGTTGGTTCTTGCATGTTCGGTGCGAAGGGTGTTTACGCTGTTATCGAACACTGCACGGTGCTTGAAGAGCTTTCCGTGAAGAGGCTCCGAGGGGTTGACGGTGATGGCGGTGAATCGGTTCCTGGGGTTTCAATTGAAGGGGTTTCGTCTTCGTTGAAATCGTTGTGTCTTAAGGAGCTTGTTAATGGGCATAGCTTTGCGCCTCTGATAATTGGTTCCAAGAAGCTTCAAACATTGAAGCTGATTCGGTGTTTGGGGGATTGGGATGCGACGCTTTCAACGGTTGGAAGGGTGAATTCTGGGTTGGTTGAGATTCATCTGGAGAAGGTTCAGGTCAGTGATGTGGGTCTTGCTGGGGTGTCAAAGTGTTTTAATTTGGAGACCTTGCACCTTGTGAAAACCCCTGAGTGTTCGGATTCAGGGCTCTCTGGGGTTGCTGAGAGGTGCAAGATGTTGAGGAAGCTTCACATTGATGGGTGGAGGATTAACAGGATTGGTGATGATGGGTTGATTTCTGTGGCGAAAAATTGCCCTAATTTGCAAGAGCTTGTGTTGATTGCTATGTATCCTACCTCTTTGAGCTTGGCTGAAATTGCTTCCAATTGTCAGGGTTTGGAAAGGTTTGCTCTTTGTGGAATTGGGACTGTTGGTGATGCTGATATTGAGTGCTTTGCTGCGAAATGCGGGGCACTCAAGAAGATGTGCATTAAGGGATGCCCTGTGTCTAATGCCGGGATTGCCGCTTTCGCTTCCGGTTGCCCCAATTTGGTTAAACTCAAGGTGAGGAAATGCAGAAAAGTTACTGGTGAAATTGTGGAGTGGCTGCGCGAAAAGAGGAGTTCTTTGGCATTTAATTTTGATTACAGTGAAGTAGAACCTTTGGATGGCAATGGTAGTGATGGTGGAGCTCGGGAAACTACCATGGCTTTTCCTCCAATGGATACCCAAGTAAACCTTGCTGATGATGCTCCTTCAAGcagtaacaacaacaacaacaaccgaGTGTCTATGTTCAGGACCAAGTTTGGATTTTTTGTTGGTAGGAATTTTGTGCCCTGTGCCTTCAGAAGGTGGGCAAACATTGATAGTATCCCTAGTAGCAGCTTTTCATGATCATTAGTAAGAATGGTAATACATTATTGCCATTTTTCACTGTATCCCATGAGCTCTGCTCTTGTGTGTTCAGTGGCATGTTTCCTTGAAGATTTGCTCACTGAATTTTGTTTTCCTATGGGGATAATAGCTGTTGTTGTTAATGTTAACTACATGTAGGCAATTACCTTCATTGACTTGTCCTGTTTGatttgttgttttgatggttaATATCATTTCTTAGTTTTCTGTTTGAGCAATTATTGAGTATAGTATTCACAGGCAAAATCAATTTAGTTcaagataaataaaataataatgttcCTCAATGCAATagtgttctttcttttctgttttGCGTGGAAGTTGCATGTTTAACAGGAGTGGAGGACCATTTTCTTGGTCAACAGCATGTTTTTTCATAAATTTCAGCCTAATAAGACTTGTATTTCCTATCCTTATCATTGTACCTTCATGAAGCCAAAAAATCATTATGGAAACTGATAAAAAACTTGATAGTCAATGACAGACTTAATGACAAGTAAATATATAgttattttagctcagaatGCAGAATCAACAGATAAGAGTTGCCAAAAGGTAGCTGAAACCATAATGGCATAACCACTTAGTATCTGTAAATTAAAGCATTCTGTTGTAAACTGTGGACTGTAGCTTAGCAGTTAGGTAGTATGAAATGATAATCCATACCCTGCGTTAGTTCTTTCATTGGACCAAAATTTCCCATGCTTTTTGGCCAACTTCAACTTGCAGCAGCCTCACAAGAATCACTCTTCCAATAAGTCCTTGCAATAACTACAAAATGAAGGCATGTTGAGTGTTGAATTTGCTGTGGAATCTAGAAACTAGTACGTTAAAATGGCAGAAGCAGttaaaggttttgggttaaataaccatTCTCTCTAGTAAATCAGTCattttgaatatttttcttATCATCAAACAATATCGTTTTGTATTCATGTTGATAGTTCTCGTGTAACCCTGTTCCTTTCGTTGTTTAATGTTCAATGCTCGTCAAACCCGACTAGTAAGGCTGTGTTTGGAAAAAAGCTTAATTAAGAGCTTATtcaataagcgcttatggtatAAGAGTTTATGTCATAAGCactcaaatttaataagctatttGCGTTTGGGTGCGCATATTGGGAATCTTCTATCCTACAATTAAAGGATTTAAATTCACTGTTCATgcaccaaattttttttttgtacggGAGAGTATTGGGCTGGGCCTATTGAATCATGTGGTGGCCCCCTTCACTGCGCAACTTCACCCTCTGCTCTTCCTCTTCGCGTAGGGTTTAGTCAGCTTCACCCTCTCATATTCACCCTCTGTTCTTCCCTCTCGCAGATTAACTTTAAATGTTCAGAAAGAAAAaacttttaattttagatttttttatcaaattttccttcataaaaaataagtaacttttaCTTTAAGAGCTTCTTTAAAATTTGGATTGAACCAACTTTTACTTATAAGGAGCTTTTAACATACAAAAAAGTTGGgccaaataattttgtttttattattattttaatttgttgataTAACAAAATTGTTTCCCATTGAAACCCCACAATCAATTAGTTCCTAATtcataatgtaaaaaaaaaacaaatcccTACAATCAAGTTCTGTTATTAATCAACTTTAAAAGAAAATAGATTaccaaaatgagtaaaatcaTTCACGCGTGTACATTGATGGGGGACATTTCTGCACATGCGAATGCTAAGTTTAAGTTTCTTTCACGAGCCCCAACACAATCAATCAGTTTTCCAAAACATAACTCCAAAAAAAGTCTGCTCGAATGTGTAACGTTCCATCAATTAATAGGTGCTCGTCATCCTCTTAAACAAGTCATTACTCCATGCCGTGTGTATTCCCTCAAACacctcttcttcatcctctcACCTATCTTCTTCACCTACAGTGTTGAAGAAATCAGCAAATAAATTGCAGAGTTTTGTCAAGGCTTGCGCTTTACCATGGAGAAGACATAGGGTTCTCGCTGATTGCCCGTTGATGTACGTTTTCTAAATACTGTTCACTTTCCGTTATCATTAGTTTATAGCCCTCTGTCTCTCATCTCTTTCTTTTTAATCTCTTTGTAAGCTCTCTTATTTAGCACTTATTGTGCATCTAATATATGCATACTGGGTTTACACGAAAAAACCTATTAACATTTCCTTTTGTTGCAGAGAATTTGTGGGTGAAACATCCCTTTCTGATTTTCATCATGGAACCAGCCAAGCTATCAACCCTAccagtgggggggggggggggggaattgcTTCATGAGTAGACATTACCTTCATAGGGTAAGCTATCCACCATTTTTCTTTGTTTAGTATTGGCAATACCAGTAAGTAACTGAAGCTATTAAAATAATGTGGAATCTAGGTACCATGCTTGGTGAATCATGGTTGTTTACAAGCTTTAGTTGTTGACACTGCGTTTTGATTTGAATGCATCAATTTCAGCCTTCACATGTTTATCTGAATTGTTTGCCTTGTAGCTTAACTCTTCCTTATTTTGTTTAAAAGCCTACCTAATTGAGAGCGTATTTAGATTAGTGGTCACACGAGATAAAATTAAAATGTTAACAAAAGAAGCTATACTATGCAACTTCTTCCCAgaagaattgattatgaggctTCTCACAGTAGAATCAAATACTTCATGAGTGGTTAAAGATGTGGGTTGTGAATTCAATTTCCATAAACTATTCCccaaattcataaataaaaggTAGCACTTAAGAATGTAGTTTTAAGCATGCCTGCACATCTACTCACTGTTTGACCAGCACAAATTTTGGTTAGATGTATAACTATGTGCTACTGGTACATAGTATGTCATTGTAGGAATTGAATTGAAATTTACAACCTGTCAACTTTTCCCTAATGAGTTTCTAGATTGTGAACCTGCGATTTCTAAGATTTCTATGATTGAGACTGTGTCCGACTTGACAAATGTTAGAATTTTGGTATGGTTTGATTTCGTTTGAGAAGTAATGTATgcagtaattttttttagtaaagaAATTGACAGTGGATTTATGATCTGCGTTTGTAAGATGGAATTTACATCTAACTTGTGTACACCGTTTAAACTTTGTGATACTAATGACCGTGCAATCAATTGCTTGTCAAAGGGATATTCCACAAAGAATGCATTCTGCTAACCAACTTCATTCTCCATGCTATAAAAAATGCATTTTTCGTGCATTCTCTCATAATCGACATATATTGCTTGTAGGAATTTATTGTTATACCTAGGTCGTTTGTCAAAGACTTTCCAGATTTGAGGCAATTTGGCAGCGTCCTTTTGATTGATCCTGCAGGAAATATTTTTGTaatgtttttcaaaaatgtGTCCATTGCTTTTTGAAGGTGCTTTCCAGGAGATTCGTCAAACAAAACCACATTAATCAAGATGTTATGGTGCACTACACATATAATGGTGTGGGGGAGTTTAGCATCAGGATCTACTACGACGAGAATACCGAGGTAAATTATGAAGGGAAACTGGAAGTGGCTCCCAATGTGGAAGGGGAGCTCGCTTGGTTGAATAATATCACCAAGCCAATGTCATTCGGAAAGCAATGCCTGGTACTATTCATCCCACTATCTTTTTCATATTACCAAGT
This window harbors:
- the LOC130712419 gene encoding F-box protein SKIP2-like codes for the protein MGQSPSTPAPSPDHHRRDIFTTIDADFPNDSLIRDYTAEIPDECLAAIFHLLTTTDRKICSAVCRRWLRVDGENRRRLSLNAEASLLDAIPSLFSRFDSVTKLSLRCTRRATSIGDDGLILISLRCKGLERLKLRGCREITEIGMVGFARNCGKTLKKLSVGSCMFGAKGVYAVIEHCTVLEELSVKRLRGVDGDGGESVPGVSIEGVSSSLKSLCLKELVNGHSFAPLIIGSKKLQTLKLIRCLGDWDATLSTVGRVNSGLVEIHLEKVQVSDVGLAGVSKCFNLETLHLVKTPECSDSGLSGVAERCKMLRKLHIDGWRINRIGDDGLISVAKNCPNLQELVLIAMYPTSLSLAEIASNCQGLERFALCGIGTVGDADIECFAAKCGALKKMCIKGCPVSNAGIAAFASGCPNLVKLKVRKCRKVTGEIVEWLREKRSSLAFNFDYSEVEPLDGNGSDGGARETTMAFPPMDTQVNLADDAPSSSNNNNNNRVSMFRTKFGFFVGRNFVPCAFRRWANIDSIPSSSFS